The following nucleotide sequence is from Syntrophomonadaceae bacterium.
ACCATAATTATTCTCCTGTAAGCAATCGCTTTGGGTTATCTGGCTCCTGCCCAGTAGCCACGGGCAAGGTTTCCGGCCTCTTCCAAGGTTTTTTGCACCGCTTCCAGTATTGCCAAAGTTGTCTCATTTCCCCTGCTAATAGCTTTGCGCGCTATTTGAATTGACTTATCCACCGCCTCCCTTAGCCGGGAATTTGCTCCTTTAAGCTTTTCCGCCTCTACCGCCAAGGGAAAACTGGTGCCAATAAGTGAAAAAACTATTTTCCCGTCGGCGCCGTGCCCGACTTTAACCAGCCCCTGGTTCTCGATGCCTAGCATGGTATCTATTTTATAGGAGGTATAATTAAGGGTAAAGATAAAACCGAAGAGAACCAGCAAAAGCAGCAATCTTTTCGTCCACATCATGTTATCCCCCCAGTTGCAGTGTCACTTATTTACCTTGTCCTTTTTTTGCCAAATAAATACTCCCTTAACAGCAGAACCAAAAAAGAGAGAGGTTCCCTCTCCCAAATACAATTCCATACCCCTGGTGAATGCATTGAGTTTAACTGCCGGGTTTAATACCCATATCCCGCAGGACTTCAGCCATTACATGGGCAACCAGCTCAACAGCTCTTTTAGCTTCCTCCAAAGTATTTTTGGTGCTGCCAATCTCCAGCAACAAAGCCCTTTGGTGCAGGTGTTGATTATAACGGCCGTCCTGAATGCGGACGCCTTTAGACAACCCGGGATATAGGGCTTCCAACTTTGCTGCAACTCGTTGAGCAAATTTAAGGTTTTGTCTCCAGGCCGGGTGGTTCAAACGCCTGTCGCTACCTACAATTATGAGAACTTTTGCTGCTTTTTTGCCATTTATAGTTACGACTTCCTTCTGCCTTAATCCGGCATCCCGGTGAATATCCAGCGCGACCTGAATACCAGGGTTAGCCGAAAGAAGCTCCTTGAGGGTTTGCTCAGAGTTGGTATAAGACCGGGCCCAGTTGGGATAATCATGGATTTTTTCAGACCGGACCGTTTTTATCCCGTACCTGCCGGATAACGTATTAGCCAGAGTTTCCGCCACTTTAACTACTCCGGCGTTCTTCCCTTCCAGTTTCTCCCTGCCCTCTGTCGGCACATAAGCTTCGGAATTGTGGGTGTTATAGATAGCTACTAAAGCAGCGCCGCTTGGTACTACCGGCGGCGGTTCCGGTTGAACAACCTCTTCCTCGGGTGGCAGTTCAACCAGCTGGCCGCTTTGGGCATCTTCACCTTGCTCATCCTCCACATACCTGGCCATTACTGGTGCAGCAGCTACCGGTACTACGTCAAGAACTGCCATTTGAGAGGCCAAAAAACTTCTGGGGTCGAATATATCCACCTGGGCAAAAGTCTTGACTGCAGACTGCAAAAAGTCTCCCGGCTGCCTTTCAACGCTGGGTACTTCCCCTGCTATGGCAACTATAGCAAAACCCTGTCGCAGAACTCCTTTCAGTGTCTCCGCGCTTACTCCTGTTAACAAGTGGACCAGGAGGCTTTCTTGTTGTTCAGATGCCGATGGTTGGCTTTCCGATCCGCCGGTTCCAGGTGAACCCCAAAAAAAGCTGGCAATCAAAAAAATTGTTGCGCCTAAAACAATGACCAGGATTGGAATGAAGCTGTTGTTCCAAAAACGAGAAGGGCGGTAGGCCTTTCTGCCTGCCCAACGCAGTCCCGACAATAGCAGTCCCCCCTTTTGTGCTTGCATCCCATTTTATGCCTGTCAATACCAGGTTATGACAAGAAGATGGACAAGCCAATCAAAATAAAAACCAGGCTGGGCTCTAACCCGGCCTGGTTACGGCTGTGAAGAATTCTTATCTGAGCTCTGTAGGAACAAAGATATCGATTACCCCGATTACCAGAGCTGCAAGCAAGGCTCCCAGGATATTTACCGATAAAAACTGTGGCACAATAAACTGAGCCAGGTAAATAACAACTGCCGCGGTGACAAATCCGATAATACCCCGGTTCTGAGGAGATACTTTTTTCCCTAAAAGGCTCTCCGCTAAAAAACCTAATACGGCAATAACTATTGCGGCAATAAGAGCCCCAGTAAAACCTGCTACCTGGATACCTGGCAATAGCCAACCAACCAGCATCAGGACCAGCGCAGATACTACAAAGCGAACCGCTGCACCAACCATTATTTCACCTCCTTTTTCCTGTTAAACATAGGATTACCTGTTGCCAACCCTGTTATACCTGGTCTTTAGTTCCTAATCTATAGCCGGCAGGCTATGCCACAAAAGCTGTTTTTCTTGTATTGCCTTTTATACCTTCCCGTGGTAATATATATGCTGTTAACTGTAGCAAACGGATGAAAATTCACTCTCAAAAGGAGGTGACCTTTCTTGGCAAATATAAAATCCGCAGAGAAAAGGGTTGAAATAAACCGCCGCAATGCCCTGCGCAATTCTGCGACTAAATCCCAGGTCAAAACGGCTATAAAAAAATTCGAAGCAAACTTAAACGAGACGAACCTAATAAATGCCGTTAAAAATATCGATAAGGCCGTCACAAAAGGCGTACTGCATAAAAATACCGCCGCCAACAAAAAATCCAGGCTGCAAAAGAAATACAACGCCACAGCAGGCATGCAGTAGAACAGTTAAGTCCCAGGTATGTTGTCAAACCAGGGACTTAATTTTCTTCTTTATTGTTTGTCAATAGCCAACCGCAGTAAGGCCGCTTCCAGCAGCACATGGGGCGGGCCTTTTCCGTTTTTTAGGGCCACATCCAGCCGCAGAAAATCCTGTAAAATATTTTTTAACTGGCGCTCGGAAAAGTTTCTGGCTTGAGCCGCAGCTTTTTGAGCCGCATAAGGGTGTACATGTAATATGCCAGCCAGATTTTCTGCTTTAGTGGATTTCGCAGCCAGCATTAACCGGAACTGCCGGGCCAGCATCAAGGCAATTGGCACCGGCTGTTCTCCCAGGGTAAACATCTCCCGGAGCAGCCTGATTCCCTTACCAATCTGCTTTTCAGCAACCGCATCAATCAACTGAAAGATCCCTGCCTCCTGAGTAGCTGCAGCGATTGTCTGCACAACCTGCAGAGTAATCCGGGTTCCATCCCCCAGGTAATCGCTAATCTTGGCTATTTCTGCAGCCAGCAAGGACAAATTGTTTCCTCCGCAAATAAGCAGGTAATCCAAGGCCTGGCTGTCAAATATTTTCCCCCTGTTTGCCGCTTCCCGATTAACCCAATCCTGCAAGGCTTTCCCTTTTAGCGGAGCAAACTCTATTGCTACACCCCTCTTTTCCACTGCCTTGTATGCTTTCCGCCGGGTATCCACCTTGCCTGAAACCACCAGGACCAGACAAGTCCGGGGGTTTGGATCCGCAAGATATACCAAGAACCGGTCGTTTTTGGCCCCAACCTCGGCCTCCGAGGTTTCGCCCTGAGCAGGTTTAGCTTGAAAAAGGTCT
It contains:
- a CDS encoding stage II sporulation protein P, translating into MSGLRWAGRKAYRPSRFWNNSFIPILVIVLGATIFLIASFFWGSPGTGGSESQPSASEQQESLLVHLLTGVSAETLKGVLRQGFAIVAIAGEVPSVERQPGDFLQSAVKTFAQVDIFDPRSFLASQMAVLDVVPVAAAPVMARYVEDEQGEDAQSGQLVELPPEEEVVQPEPPPVVPSGAALVAIYNTHNSEAYVPTEGREKLEGKNAGVVKVAETLANTLSGRYGIKTVRSEKIHDYPNWARSYTNSEQTLKELLSANPGIQVALDIHRDAGLRQKEVVTINGKKAAKVLIIVGSDRRLNHPAWRQNLKFAQRVAAKLEALYPGLSKGVRIQDGRYNQHLHQRALLLEIGSTKNTLEEAKRAVELVAHVMAEVLRDMGIKPGS
- a CDS encoding phage holin family protein yields the protein MVGAAVRFVVSALVLMLVGWLLPGIQVAGFTGALIAAIVIAVLGFLAESLLGKKVSPQNRGIIGFVTAAVVIYLAQFIVPQFLSVNILGALLAALVIGVIDIFVPTELR
- the rpsT gene encoding 30S ribosomal protein S20, producing MANIKSAEKRVEINRRNALRNSATKSQVKTAIKKFEANLNETNLINAVKNIDKAVTKGVLHKNTAANKKSRLQKKYNATAGMQ
- the holA gene encoding DNA polymerase III subunit delta codes for the protein MVINNQTRAKGLPVFPWETSEKIFPVYLFYGEEQYMVKQALNSLRNFFLPEEDEWNYELLDGKDISSDSIVNAANTMPFWGDRKMVVVNNSDLFQAKPAQGETSEAEVGAKNDRFLVYLADPNPRTCLVLVVSGKVDTRRKAYKAVEKRGVAIEFAPLKGKALQDWVNREAANRGKIFDSQALDYLLICGGNNLSLLAAEIAKISDYLGDGTRITLQVVQTIAAATQEAGIFQLIDAVAEKQIGKGIRLLREMFTLGEQPVPIALMLARQFRLMLAAKSTKAENLAGILHVHPYAAQKAAAQARNFSERQLKNILQDFLRLDVALKNGKGPPHVLLEAALLRLAIDKQ